In Vicia villosa cultivar HV-30 ecotype Madison, WI unplaced genomic scaffold, Vvil1.0 ctg.002106F_1_1, whole genome shotgun sequence, the following are encoded in one genomic region:
- the LOC131637909 gene encoding uncharacterized protein LOC131637909 — protein sequence MYNWNLILHIRCLKRAYLETDLGKRSQILEYHPNDQDEVRRTYLMNKPCKIKLTEYESTDIGGRECSFQYSWHEEYDWLEYSANKYVVFCLSCYVCYDGTSNFAFVVAGFKGWNIKHKLNKHVSEQLNSHHKKCVKACEDLMKKKLTIEFSYAKYSSKKEVDYFVRLKASLEVVNLHGQFGVSRIVTFLRSSNKRQALLQNKQVAHLANLIEKELVETGTDLNQELSITRDGDTSLGSHFQTLNRLVDLFTPIIEVFEDLKSDSHLGVNKKGGQHIVHAMELVQICKKKLQEFRDGGWETLYEQVVASCGNVEIDVPDIESRYVKDKKSKRLAPFVTNFHHFKTDCFLHVINVVLKELNDRFTPKNTELINCVTYLSLCYSFESFDVKSLVRLARLYPNDFEDLTDKELSSELETYMESVKMDDHFSDLTGISELYRTLVRTKKHKTFRFVYTLVKLALSLPVATASVERVFSGMKYVKNELRSKMANPWLK from the exons ATGTACAACTGGAACCTCATTCTTCATATAAGGTGTTTAAAAAGGGCTTATTTGGAGACAGATCTTGGAAAAAGAAGTCAAATTCTTGAGTATCATCCAAATGATCAAGATGAGGTAAGAAGAACTTACCTTATGAATAAGCCATGTAAAATTAAATTAACTGAATATGAATCCACAGATATTGGGGGAAGGGAATGTTCCTTTCAATATAGTTGGCATGAAGAATATGATTGGTTGGAATATAGTGCAAACAAAtatgttgttttttgtttgtcTTGTTATGTGTGCTACGATGGTACTAGTAATTTTGCATTTGTGGTGGCTGGTTTTAAAGGTTGGAATATAAAGCATAAGTTGAATAAACATGTTTCTGAGCAACTGAATAGTCatcataaaaagtgtgtgaaagcaTGTGAGGATCTTATGAAGAAAAAGCTGACTATTGAGTTTTCGTATGCAAAATATAGTTCAAAAAAAGAAGTAGATTATTTTGTTCGTTTAAAAGCATCACTCGAGGTTGTCAATTTGCATGGTCAATTTGGAG TGTCTCGTATTGTTACTTTTTTACGGTCATCTAACAAAAGACAAGCTCTACTTCAGAATAAACAAGTTGCTCATCTTGCAAATCTAATTGAAAAAGAATTGGTGGAAACTGGTACTGATTTAAATCAAGAGTTGTCCATTACAAGAGATGGCGATACAAGTTTGGGATCTCACTTTCAAACTCTTAATAGGTTGGTTGATTTATTTACTCCTATTATTGAAGTGTTCGAAGATTTGAAAAGTGATAGTCATTTAGGGGTGAACAAAAAA GGAGGTCAACATATAGTGCATGCCATGGAACTTGTTCAAATATGCaagaaaaagttgcaagaatttagAGATGGTGGATGGGAAACACTTTATGAGCAAGTTGTGGCTTCTTGTGGTAATGTTGAAATCGATGTGCCTGACATTGAGTCTCGGTATGTGAAAGATAAGAAATCCAAACGACTTGCTCCTTTTGTTAcaaattttcatcattttaagACTGATTGCTTCTTACATGTCATAAATGTGGTATTGAAAGAGTTGAATGATCGGTTTACACCTAAAAATACTGAGTTGATCAATTGTGTTACTTACTTGAGTCTTTGTTATTCATTTGAATCATTTGACGTTAAATCACTTGTGAGATTGGCAAGATTGTACCCAAATGACTTTGAGGATCTTACAGATAAGGAATTGTCTAGTGAGTTGGAGACTTATATGGAGAGTGTCAAGATGGACGATCACTTTTCCGATTTGACTGGCATCTCGGAACTTTATAGGACTCTTGTTCGAACAAAGAAGCATAAGACATTTAGGTTTGTGTACACACTTGTCAAACTAGCTTTGTCCTTACCGGTGGCCACTGCAAGTGTTGAGCGAGTGTTCTCGGGGATGAAATATGTTAAGAATGAGTTGAGAAGTAAAATGGCTAATCCATGGCTAAAATGA
- the LOC131637912 gene encoding MDIS1-interacting receptor like kinase 2-like codes for MLPSTFIMILFIILFVLSALSWPQAIAEATETESQALLKWKHSFDNHSQTLLSTWINTTSPCKWQGIQCHKFSSVSAINLANLGLNGTLHTLSFSSLPNLITLDIYNNQFYGTIPPQIGNMSKINRLNFSQNPIGGSIPQEIFTLRSLQNLDFAGCKLSGAISNSIGNLSNLLYLDLGVNDFSGGSIPPEIGKLNKLWYLAISNCGLIGSIPQEIGLLTNLTFIDLSMNSLSGVIPETIGNLSQLNRLYLSNNTKLSGPIPQSLWNMSSLNLIYFDHMNLSGSISDSIQNLVNLYSLALDNNRLSGSIPSTIGNLKNLVFLWLMNNRLSGSIPASIGNLINLDVLSLQVNNLSGTIPDSIGNLKKLTAFEVATNKLHGRIPNGLFNITNWESFIVSQNDFVGHLPSQICSGGRLMLLNAYQNRFTGPVPTSLKNCSSIERIRLEENQIEGDISRDFGVYPKLQYLDISKNKFQGHISTNWEKSLDLHTFKVSNNNISGVIPLELIGLTKLGRLHLSSNQLTGKLPKELGEMTTLTELKISNNHFTGNIPTEIGMLQTLDTLDLGGNELSGTIPEEVARLPRLRLLNLNRNKIEGSMPYKFGSALESLDLSGNFLNGKIPTTLGGLVQLSMLNLSHNMLSGTIPQNFKRSLDFVNISDNQLEGPLPKIPAFLNAPFESFKHNKGLCGNITGLTSCATPHSQKSKNVFRSVFIAIGALILVLCGIGISIYILCLRKSPKKESQSEEAQRGVLFSIWSHDGKMMFENIIEATENFDDKHLIGVGSQGNVYKAELATDLVVAVKKFHLVTDETKSYFSSKSFTSEIEALTGIKHRNIIKLHGFCSHSKFSFLVYKFMEGGSLDQMLNNDTQAAAFDWEKRMNVVKGVANALSYLHHDCSPPIIHRDISSKNVLLDLDYEAHVSDFGTAKFLKPGLLSYTEFAGTFGYAAPELAQTMEVNEKCDVYSFGVLALEIIMGKHPGDLISLFLSPSTRSTANNMLLIDVLDQRPQQVKKPIDEEVILIARLALACLSQEPRSRPTMDQVSKMLAIGKTPLGNQLHMIRLGQLE; via the exons ATGCTACCCTCTACCTTCATTATGATTCTGTTCATAATTCTCTTTGTCCTTTCCGCACTTTCATGGCCACAAGCTATAGCTGAAGCCACTGAAACTGAATCACAGGCTTTGTTAAAATGGAAACATAGCTTTGATAACCACAGCCAAACTCTCTTATCAACTTGGATAAATACCACAAGTCCATGCAAATGGCAAGGAATTCAATGTCATAAATTCAGTTCAGTTTCTGCCATAAACCTTGCAAATTTGGGCCTAAATGGTACACTTCACACCCTCAGTTTTTCTTCATTACCAAACCTCATAACCCTAGATATCTACAATAACCAATTTTATGGAACCATTCCTCCACAAATTGGTAACATGTCAAAAATAAACAGATTGAATTTTTCTCAAAACCCTATTGGTGGTTCCATTCCTCAAGAAATTTTCACTTTGAGAAGCTTACAAAACCTTGATTTTGCTGGTTGTAAACTAAGTGGAGCAATTTCTAACTCCATAGGAAATTTATCCAATTTATTATATCTAGATTTAGGAGTCAATGATTTTTCTGGTGGATCTATTCCTCCTGAGATTGGAAAATTGAACAAATTATGGTATCTAGCAATTTCAAATTGTGGCCTAATTGGTTCAATTCCACAAGAAATTGGACTTTTGACAAACCTTACTTTTATTGATTTGTCAATGAATTCTCTTTCTGGTGTTATCCCTGAAACCATAGGTAACCTGAGTCAATTAAATAGACTTTACCTTTCTAATAACACCAAGTTGTCTGGTCCAATTCCACAATCCTTGTGGAACATGTCTAGCTTGAATCTGATTTACTTTGATCATATGAATCTTTCTGGTTCAATCTCTGATTCTATACAAAACTTGGTTAATTTGTATTCACTTGCACTTGATAACAATCGCCTTTCTGGATCCATTCCTTCCACAATTGGGAACTTGAAAAATCTTGTTTTTTTgtggttgatgaataatcgtcTTTCTGGATCAATTCCTGCCTCGATAGGTAATTTGATCAATTTGGATGTTCTTAGTCTCCAAGTAAACAATCTCTCTGGAACAATTCCAGATTCAATTGGAAATTTGAAGAAGCTCACTGCTTTTGAAGTAGCTACCAATAAACTTCACGGTAGAATTCCAAATGGACTTTTCAACATTACCAATTGGGAATCCTTTATTGTGTCTCAGAATGATTTTGTTGGCCATTTGCCGTCTCAAATATGCTCTGGTGGAAGGTTAATGCTCTTAAATGCTTATCAGAATCGTTTCACCGGTCCGGTGCCAAcaagtttgaaaaattgttctaGCATTGAAAGAATCAGGCTCGAGGAGAATCAAATTGAAGGAGATATATCACGAGATTTTGGTGTATATCCGAAATTGCAGTATCTTGATATTAGTAAAAATAAATTTCAGGGACACATTTCAACAAACTGGGAAAAGAGTCTTGATCTCCATACTTTCAAGGTATCTAACAATAATATTTCCGGTGTTATACCATTAGAACTTATTGGTTTAACCAAACTCGGCAGGCTTCACCTTTCTTCAAATCAATTGACGGGGAAACTTCCAAAGGAATTAGGAGAGATGACAACATTAACTGAACTCAAGATTAGTAACAATCATTTCACCGGTAACATTCCAACAGAAATTGGAATGCTGCAAACACTTGATACGTTGGATCTCGGTGGAAACGAGTTGAGTGGCACGATACCGGAAGAAGTAGCAAGGCTACCGAGGTTACGACTGTTGAATTTAAACAGAAATAAAATTGAAGGAAGTATGCCATATAAGTTTGGTTCAGCTCTTGAGTCACTTGATCTCAGTGGCAATTTTTTGAATGGAAAAATACCAACAACTCTTGGAGGTTTGGTGCAGTTGTCAATGTTGAATCTCTCACATAATATGCTTTCAGGAACCATTCCTCAAAATTTTAAAAGGAGTTTGGATTTCGTTAACATATCAGACAACCAGTTAGAAGGTCCACTTCCGAAAATTCCTGCTTTTCTTAATGCTCCATTTGAATCATTCAAACATAACAAAGGCTTATGTGGAAATATCACAGGCTTGACTTCTTGTGCAACACCCCATAGTCAAAAGAGCAAAAATGTCTTTCGATCTGTATTCATTGCTATAGGAGCTCTGATACTAGTGTTGTGTGGCATTGGAATTTCAATCTACATTTTGTGTCTAAGAAAATCACCAAAGAAAGAAAGCCAATCTGAAGAAGCACAAAGGGGAGTACTATTTTCAATTTGGAGTCATGATGGGAAAATGATGTTTGAAAATATCATTGAAGCTACTGAGAATTTTGATGACAAACATCTCATTGGAGTTGGGAGTCAAGGAAATGTTTACAAGGCAGAGTTGGCTACGGATTTGGTTGTTGCTGTTAAGAAGTTTCATTTGGTAACAGACGAAACAAAGTCATATTTCAGTTCAAAGTCTTTTACGAGTGAGATTGAAGCCTTGACAGGAATCAAACACAGAAACATCATAAAGCTTCACGGGTTTTGCTCACATTCTAAGTTCTCATTCTTGGTTTACAAGTTCATGGAAGGCGGAAGCTTAGATCAAATGCTAAACAATGACACACAGGCTGCTGCATTTGATTGGGAAAAGAGGATGAATGTTGTTAAAGGTGTAGCCAATGCTTTGTCCTACCTGCATCATGATTGCTCGCCTCCAATTATTCATCGCGACATATCAAGCAAAAATGTTCTTCTTGATCTTGACTATGAAGCTCATGTCTCCGACTTCGGGACGGCTAAGTTTCTAAAGCCGGGCTTACTTAGTTATACCGAATTTGCAGGAACCTTTGGGTATGCAGCTCCAG AGTTGGCACAAACAATGGAAGTGAATGAGAAATGTGATGTATATAGCTTTGGAGTACTTGCATTGGAAATCATAATGGGAAAACATCCAGGAGAtctcatttcattatttttgtcACCATCTACAAGATCAACGGCTAATAATATGTTGTTGATAGACGTTTTAGATCAAAGACCTCAACAAGTTAAGAAACCAATTGATGAGGAAGTGATCTTGATTGCAAGGTTGGCATTGGCTTGCTTGAGTCAAGAACCACGTTCTAGACCAACCATGGATCAAGTGTCAAAGATGCTTGCAATAGGAAAAACACCTTTGGGGAACCAACTCCACATGATTAGACTAGGACAACTAGAATAA